GCACCTTCGGATTGTGCTTCTGCAGCACCTTCGTGATCGCCGAGGTCAACGTCGTCTTCCCGTGATCAATGTGCCCGATCGTCCCAATGTTCACGTGCGGCTTGGATCGATCAAATTTCTCCTTCGCCATGGCGGTCTCTCCTTAATGGATATCTGGCATCCTCAAAGTCTTAGGAATTCATTGGACCAAACCAAAATGCTTGCTGGGTCTAACTAACTGGATCGCATCAATAAAACTCAACTTTATGAAAACGTACTCTCTCGAGACTGGAAGATAGACCCAAATCCCCCCTTCAGCACCCAAGTTCATCGCAACGCTCGCTCGCTTATCCGAAATGTAGCAATGGATTGGGTTCCTTCTTGCCCGATCTCTGCCAAGAATCCCGCGCAGTTTCCTAAGACCAGATTCACTCAGGTAAATCGAGACGTCCAAACCAATGTCCATCACCTGCTCTCCGTGCGGCCGTCATCCAATATTTTCGAAATGGAATCCCGGATGTTTCGAGCAGCGACTGCATCCTGAGAATCTGCGTAATCCTCAGCATCTTCATAAGAAACTAGCAAAGCAAAATTTTGACCATTGACCTGAAAAAAAATGCGGAAAACGAAAAACCCAAGTGGATCGCGGCTAGGTTCCCAAATAACCCTAGAAACCTTACACTTACCACCGCGGCTCAAGATCTCCTCTTGAAGGAAAGCTACAACTTTATCAATGACCTTTCTAATGTAATTGCTGTGGTATCTCTCAGCCAAAACACTCCGCCGATACTCATCCAAAGGGACTCTTGCAACCTTTGCTCGGGCTACTTCCTCTTCACTGAGTATGGGCAACTCGCTCGCCGGTGCAGAATATGCGCGCTCGATCTCCTCGATGGACGCGCCCGATCCGAGAAGAAGCACATCATAATTTTTCGCCATAAATCTAATCCCTGGAGCCGCAGACCAGGATTGAACTGGTGACCTCGTCCTTACCAAGGACGCGCTCTACCGACTGAGCTACTGCGGCCCGATTACCGCCGATTCAACCGTCATCCAAATTCCCTGGACGCCCCGCGGGTCGTCTCTACTTCAAATCCTGGAGCGGGAGACGGGACTCGAACCCGCGACCAACAGCTTGGAAGGCTGTGACTCTACCAACTGAGTTACTCCCGCAATGCTTCACTGACTCCCAATCCCCGCCCCTCACTCCGCAATCCCGAATCCGAACTCCGCAATCCTAAGGCTGGTGGACAGGGGAGGATTCGAACCTCCGTAGCTCCAGAGAGCGGCAGATTTACAGTCTGCTGCCATTAACCACTCGGCCACCTGTCCCCTCGGTCCGAAAGTGCCGCTCCGACACAACAACTCTTTACCAATCGCTCGGACAAGAACAGACGTGGGGTGATGAGGTCCAAACAACTTGGGAATGGGTTCGACAAAAAAAGGTGATCAATCCCTGTGAGGGCTCTTAAGAAGTAAGGCACTCGATGCCACAAAACGTGCTTCTTCAAAAACCAAAGCGTAACGACCGTTACCGCCGCACGAGGAAAATAGTCAGCCGCCCACCCTTCGAAAAAAAATCGGCAGGGGCCTTTCAATCCATCACCCATCAAGCCAATGTGTCTGTCGCCCAAATCGCTCGCGAAAACTTGGAGCTGGCGAAGGGATTTGAACCCCCGACCCTCTGATTACAAATCAGATGCTCTACCAGCTGAGCTACGCCAGCAGTCAACTCCAACTCATCGCGAGCGCTCGACCACCCTGATCTTCGTCCGCCCCCCTACCGACACCTCTCCGTGGGTAGGGACAAAGCAAATAAATTACCATACACAAAGATTTCTTGTAAACAACAATTTTGGAGGATCATGCCTCCCTTACACAGCGGAAGCCGGGAGGGGACTCTGGCTCTTCTTCCCCCGCCGCTGTCGCACGACCTCATACATCAGGATACCGGCAGCCACCGACACGTTCAGTGATGCGATGACCCCGGTCCGTTCGAGGGGCAACGACACCGTCCAATCACAGTGTTCCCGCACGAGGCGGCGTATCCCTTCGCCTTCGCTCCCAAGGACCAGGGCGACCGGCAGGGTGAGGTCCACGTCAGTCCATTCCATCTTCGCATCGGCTTCAACCCCGATGATCCAGATATTGGACTTTTTGAGCGCTTCCAGCGTTTGAACGAGATTGCCGGCGCGAACCACAGGCACCAGTTCCAGCGCCCCCGACGCGGCCTTCGCGACCGCGGGCGTGAGCCCCACTGCACGCCGTTCGGTGATGATGACGCCGTCTGCGCCCGCGCAGGCCGCGGTGCGGACCACGGCGCCCAGGTTGTGGGGGTCTTCGACCTGGTCCAGCACCACAAAAAAGGCGGGATCGCCCCTCGAGGCGAGCACGTCCTCCAGGGAGGCGTACTTTTTGGTCCCACAAACCGCCACCACACCCTGATGCGCTTTCGACTGTGCCAATCGGTCGAGTGCAAAATTCTTCTCAAACCTTAGCGCTACATCTTGATCCCGCGCCAGGCCGAGAATCTCCTGAAGGCGGGTTGACCGCATTCCCTGGGCCACGTGCAATCGCTCAACGGGACGGCTGCGGGAACGCAGCAGCGTCTCAACAGCATGAATTCCGTACACCACTTCCATGACTGTCCTGTGAAACCCTTTTCGCGGCGATTCACTCAAACAAAGCATGTTAACATATGGCGTGCTTCGAAAGAAATTCTCCAACATCGACTTGAAGGGGTTGCGGCGAATCTCGAATGGACTTCGTTGGTTTCCAACCCCCTCAGGGGGGCGTGAAAGAGGGCGCCTCCGCGTGACACGCTGTCTCGTCATGATCGGGATGCTCGTCTCTTGCCCATCCCACTTCCCCGCCTCCGACAAATTCCCTTTCTCGGGCCAGGAACGGCTCGAATACGTCGCCAAATGGGACCCTCCTGGATGGATGTTCTTCTTACCCGAAGTCACTGCCGGCAAACTTGTATTTAGTGTCAAGCAAAGGGAGGCTGAAAGCGGCAACCTCCTTCATCGCTTTCAAGGTTCTGCCATCTCGACGTCTTCGCTGCTCAAAGTAAACGACATTTTTGATTCCACCAGCCAGGGCATGGATCTGTGCACGCTCCGCATGTTCAAGCGGACTCACGAAGGAAAACGTCATCGGGAGGTTGAAGTCCAAATCGACAAGGAGAAGAAGACCGCGCGGGTCCTTGAAAAGGATATCTCCGTGGAACCCGCCAAGACCCTTCGGAACGAGACGATCAAGGACTTTCCGGTCTGTCCCACAGATCTGCTGGGGGCGCTTTATCGCGCCCGCCTATTCCCCCTCGAAACAGGCGGAGTCTATCGAATCCTCCTCACCGACAATGGCCGGACCCAGGAAGTCACGCTCAAACCGATTCGGAAGGAATATATCAAGAATGAGGCCGGCTTTTTTTCAACCCAAAAAGTTGAAGTGCAATCTTTCTTTGGCGGGCTGTTCAGGCAGAAGGGGTCGTTCTACATCTGGTTTACGGAGGACGAGCGCCATCTGCCGGTGAAGTTTGAAATGAAGGTGAAGGTAGGGAAAGTGTATGGAAACCTGGTGAAAGTTCAGGAGTAGCCCGTTTGGAGCGCAATTCGTCGTATGAACCGATTATTCGACATCAGGATTCAAAAGGACCGAGAGGAATTGGCCGCGTGTCTACCTGATATCGACGGAAAGCACTTTCAAATTACTCGAGATGTGTTTATCGACGCCCTCGAATGCGTCGCACATCATCTTCCCTCGATCATACCGCTGGAATACAGACACAGAGAATTTCGCATTCAAGGGAAGCTTCGACGGCTCCTTCGTGGGCGGTTGGGGCTTGAAAGAAAGCCCGGTGAACCGGGCTAATTCGTTGTACCTCTCAGCTACCCGCCGGTGAACCGGCGGGCTGTACATAATCAACTCCGATGAATCGGACTAGAGCTTCTCAATTTTCCTTGGCACTCTTCAAATACCACAGCTGTCTATGTGCGGAGACATATCGCTTGAAGCGGAGGGTAAATGGTGCAATGGCTTTGATAGAAGCGTACCCGGGAAGAGGAGATCATTCTGTTCATCCCGGCATTCTTCAATTGTCTTATTTCGTCAGCAGTTTAAACATCCATCCGCCATAAACGTCTGACCAGGCATGGGCAAGCATGCCGGGCCGCAGGTTCTTGCGCCAGGCGGCGAGCACTCCATACAGGACGCCGAGCCCGGTGATGACCACGACCTGTTTCGTCCCCTGATACGCGTGACCGATTCCGAAGACAACGGCCTGTGCCAGCACGGCCACCACGAGGCTGCCCGTCAACGCCTGAAACTGCTTCTGAAAGTAGCCCCGAAAAACGATCTCCTCACAGAAACCCGCCGATACCGACAAGACGCACCACAGCAGGATCTCCAGGGCCCCTTGAGGGAGAAGGGCGTCGATGGGTTTCGCATGACTCGCCCCCAGCACGTTGTGCATCAACTGGGCCGCCTCTTCCCAGACAAACCAGAAAGGCACGGCAATAACGAGGTCAACCAGGACGTCTTTCCAGCTTTTCCATCTTCCCCCGGCGAGTTCAAGGAGCCCAATCCTCTTCTGGTGGTGCAGCCCCGCCCAAACGTAGTAGACCAGGGCCCACTCGAGGACAATCATAAATACGTAGACCGAAGCCATGGCAGGATGCTCCGGCGTCGCGCTCGAGCCGGGGCCTGGCCGGTGTTGCATGTACGCCCCACCGGCGGCCAACCCCACCTGAATCAGAAGAAATATCAGCGTATGTCGCAAGGATGCGACCAGGGGACGGTCGCGCGTGGGGCGTGAAGGTTCAATGGCGTCGGTGGTCATGGGCTCTCCTTAACGTTTGGCTCGGGATTTTCCGCGTTGCCGATTTGCTGACTGTCGAATGGATCCACGGCCGGGGGAAGAGTGAACGGCCTTGCCTCCGGATGCTTTGGGAATTTGTACTGGAGCGTGTTTTTCTCTTTCCATGCGTGCACGCACTCTCCGGATGGACTCATCACACGATTTCACGTGGCCCCCCAGGGAGACGAGTCCCATGCGCAGGGTGAGCTGAACGTGGAAATCCGGCGAGGGCAGCGCATCGGGGTAGCGCGGGTCGGCCTCCGCCCAGTAACGCTCCAACTGGCGCAAGGCCTCCAGCTTCCGCACAAAGTCATCCCGCAGAACGGTGAAGAATCGCAGGGTCTGCTTCAAATCACCCAACTCGTCCATCAAATAAATCTGCGCCAGGTAGGCAAATCGTTCGTCCCCGATCTCCGGCCCCCGGGCGAGCCAGTCCCGGAGTGCTTGGCGGCCCGCCGGCGTGGTCTCGTAAACGCGCCGCCCCGGCCCCCGGCTGGAGACGGCCTGGCGACCGCGGACCCAGCCGCGTTTTTCAATCCGTTTGAGGGTGGGGTAGATCTGGCTCAGTTCGGCGGCCCAAAAGTACTCGATCCGCTCGTCAAACACCTTTTTCAAGTCGTACCCGCTCGCCGGCTGGCGGAGGAGTCCAAGCAAAATGTGATCCAGGCTCATGGGTTCACTATATAACTATTTATATAAATGTCAATTGTTTTTGGGATGCGGGGTGCCCCGCGGCGGGCCGCACTCCAAAGTGCTTTGACGGCGGCAGTCACCTCACGTGGGTGAACGTAATGTTTTTCTTGCAAGAGGGTCGATTCAAACTGCGGGGGAGGTCCC
The window above is part of the Terriglobia bacterium genome. Proteins encoded here:
- the tuf gene encoding elongation factor Tu (EF-Tu; promotes GTP-dependent binding of aminoacyl-tRNA to the A-site of ribosomes during protein biosynthesis; when the tRNA anticodon matches the mRNA codon, GTP hydrolysis results; the inactive EF-Tu-GDP leaves the ribosome and release of GDP is promoted by elongation factor Ts; many prokaryotes have two copies of the gene encoding EF-Tu), with protein sequence MAKEKFDRSKPHVNIGTIGHIDHGKTTLTSAITKVLQKHNPKV
- the rlmB gene encoding 23S rRNA (guanosine(2251)-2'-O)-methyltransferase RlmB; the encoded protein is MEVVYGIHAVETLLRSRSRPVERLHVAQGMRSTRLQEILGLARDQDVALRFEKNFALDRLAQSKAHQGVVAVCGTKKYASLEDVLASRGDPAFFVVLDQVEDPHNLGAVVRTAACAGADGVIITERRAVGLTPAVAKAASGALELVPVVRAGNLVQTLEALKKSNIWIIGVEADAKMEWTDVDLTLPVALVLGSEGEGIRRLVREHCDWTVSLPLERTGVIASLNVSVAAGILMYEVVRQRRGKKSQSPLPASAV
- a CDS encoding DUF3108 domain-containing protein produces the protein MLTYGVLRKKFSNIDLKGLRRISNGLRWFPTPSGGRERGRLRVTRCLVMIGMLVSCPSHFPASDKFPFSGQERLEYVAKWDPPGWMFFLPEVTAGKLVFSVKQREAESGNLLHRFQGSAISTSSLLKVNDIFDSTSQGMDLCTLRMFKRTHEGKRHREVEVQIDKEKKTARVLEKDISVEPAKTLRNETIKDFPVCPTDLLGALYRARLFPLETGGVYRILLTDNGRTQEVTLKPIRKEYIKNEAGFFSTQKVEVQSFFGGLFRQKGSFYIWFTEDERHLPVKFEMKVKVGKVYGNLVKVQE
- a CDS encoding CPBP family intramembrane metalloprotease, which produces MTTDAIEPSRPTRDRPLVASLRHTLIFLLIQVGLAAGGAYMQHRPGPGSSATPEHPAMASVYVFMIVLEWALVYYVWAGLHHQKRIGLLELAGGRWKSWKDVLVDLVIAVPFWFVWEEAAQLMHNVLGASHAKPIDALLPQGALEILLWCVLSVSAGFCEEIVFRGYFQKQFQALTGSLVVAVLAQAVVFGIGHAYQGTKQVVVITGLGVLYGVLAAWRKNLRPGMLAHAWSDVYGGWMFKLLTK
- a CDS encoding PadR family transcriptional regulator, coding for MSLDHILLGLLRQPASGYDLKKVFDERIEYFWAAELSQIYPTLKRIEKRGWVRGRQAVSSRGPGRRVYETTPAGRQALRDWLARGPEIGDERFAYLAQIYLMDELGDLKQTLRFFTVLRDDFVRKLEALRQLERYWAEADPRYPDALPSPDFHVQLTLRMGLVSLGGHVKSCDESIRRVRARMEREKHAPVQIPKASGGKAVHSSPGRGSIRQSANRQRGKSRAKR